A single region of the Archangium lipolyticum genome encodes:
- a CDS encoding PaaI family thioesterase: MGTASLQELAAPEGICYGCGCDNPHGLHIKSYWHEDGIHVMASHTPEARYTGWPDLVYGGLIAMLVDCHSNWTAMAYHYRAEGRQPGSLPRIECVTGNLGIKFIKPTPMGGPLTLRARVEGELGRKSRIICEVHAGDTLTAMGDSIFVRVDTAQLTAAAHDRKDTKTGG, encoded by the coding sequence ATGGGCACCGCATCTCTGCAAGAACTCGCCGCGCCAGAGGGCATCTGCTACGGCTGTGGCTGCGACAATCCGCACGGTCTGCACATCAAGAGCTACTGGCATGAGGACGGCATCCACGTCATGGCCAGCCACACCCCCGAGGCCAGATACACGGGTTGGCCCGACCTGGTGTACGGCGGATTGATCGCGATGCTGGTCGACTGCCACTCGAACTGGACCGCGATGGCCTACCACTACCGCGCCGAGGGCCGCCAACCCGGCAGTCTGCCGCGAATCGAATGCGTCACCGGCAACCTCGGCATCAAGTTCATCAAGCCCACGCCCATGGGGGGGCCGCTCACCCTTCGCGCGCGGGTCGAAGGCGAGCTCGGCCGCAAGAGCCGGATCATCTGCGAGGTCCATGCCGGCGACACGCTGACGGCGATGGGCGATTCGATCTTCGTCCGCGTCGATACCGCGCAACTGACAGCGGCGGCGCACGACCGGAAGGATACGAAGACCGGTGGCTGA
- a CDS encoding acetylornithine transaminase, with translation MNVTTTPSSFLIQNYRRQDVSFVRGNGCYLYDGAGREYLDAFAGVAVCTLGHSHPKLVETLSRQAATLLHTSNHFGQLGQEELAASIVPQAFPGRMLFCNSGAEANEAAYKLVRLWGNVAHEGRKRRVIAFEGSFHGRTLGALSITHTPAYRAPFEPLPPTDFVPFGDVDALAAAMKDDVAGVFIEPIQGESGVRPVPAGFLTRVRELCTRHQALMVVDEIQTGIGRTGRMFGYQHEGITPDVMSLAKGLGGGVPIGAVLATEPVAALLKPGLHGTTFGGNPFACAAGLTVMKEVTSPGFLGNVVERGHQLLEGLRRVFGPTHEVRGKGLLLGVQLQRPPAELVKAALAEGLVIGVAGNNTLRIAPSLIITAAQVDTLLEKLSAAHRAVG, from the coding sequence TTGAACGTCACCACCACTCCCAGCTCCTTCCTCATCCAGAACTACCGCCGTCAGGACGTGAGCTTCGTCCGTGGCAATGGCTGCTACCTGTACGACGGCGCGGGCCGTGAGTACCTCGATGCCTTCGCCGGCGTGGCGGTGTGCACCCTGGGGCATTCGCACCCGAAGCTCGTGGAGACGCTGTCGCGGCAGGCCGCGACGTTGCTCCACACCTCGAACCACTTCGGGCAGCTGGGGCAGGAGGAGCTGGCGGCGAGCATCGTCCCCCAGGCGTTTCCAGGGCGGATGCTGTTCTGCAACTCGGGAGCGGAGGCCAACGAGGCGGCCTACAAGCTGGTGCGCCTGTGGGGCAACGTGGCGCATGAGGGCCGCAAGCGCCGCGTCATCGCCTTCGAGGGGAGCTTCCACGGCCGCACGCTCGGCGCCCTCAGCATCACGCACACGCCCGCGTACCGCGCGCCGTTCGAGCCCCTGCCTCCCACGGACTTCGTTCCGTTCGGGGACGTGGACGCGCTCGCCGCCGCCATGAAGGATGACGTGGCCGGTGTGTTCATCGAGCCCATCCAGGGAGAGAGTGGTGTGCGTCCGGTTCCCGCGGGATTCCTGACCCGGGTCCGGGAGCTGTGCACGCGCCACCAAGCCCTCATGGTGGTGGATGAAATCCAGACGGGCATTGGCCGCACCGGGCGGATGTTCGGCTATCAGCACGAAGGCATCACCCCCGACGTGATGTCGCTGGCGAAGGGGCTCGGCGGCGGCGTCCCCATCGGCGCGGTGCTCGCGACCGAGCCCGTGGCCGCGCTGCTGAAGCCCGGTCTGCACGGCACCACGTTTGGTGGCAATCCCTTCGCGTGCGCCGCTGGACTGACGGTGATGAAGGAAGTCACCTCGCCGGGCTTCCTGGGCAACGTCGTGGAGCGGGGCCATCAGCTCCTGGAGGGCCTGCGCCGCGTCTTCGGCCCCACTCATGAGGTGCGTGGCAAGGGGCTCCTCCTGGGCGTCCAGCTCCAGCGGCCTCCCGCCGAGCTGGTGAAGGCGGCCCTCGCGGAGGGGCTCGTCATCGGAGTTGCGGGCAACAACACGCTGCGCATCGCGCCGTCACTCATCATCACCGCGGCCCAGGTGGACACGCTGCTCGAGAAGCTCTCGGCGGCTCACCGCGCGGTGGGCTGA
- a CDS encoding ester cyclase, translating into MASLKQAARRIIEEVYGAGRVEVLDELCHPSYVSHDPLTGGADLAGVKAYVRLLHACFPNLEVRILAVYAEGDTVIIRWHMEGNLARRLLGVEPRGQHVTLEGITLSEFEDGRLVEDTSEWDTFGYLRQLGVVRPLAEASEEGERSGASLA; encoded by the coding sequence ATGGCCAGCCTCAAGCAAGCGGCCCGGCGCATCATCGAGGAAGTGTACGGAGCGGGGCGGGTGGAGGTGCTCGACGAGCTCTGCCATCCCAGCTACGTGAGCCATGACCCGCTCACGGGGGGCGCGGACCTCGCGGGCGTGAAGGCCTACGTGCGGCTGTTGCATGCCTGCTTCCCGAACCTGGAGGTGCGCATCCTCGCCGTCTACGCCGAGGGGGACACCGTCATCATCCGGTGGCACATGGAGGGGAACCTCGCTCGGAGGCTGCTCGGGGTGGAGCCCCGAGGCCAGCATGTCACCCTGGAGGGCATCACCCTCTCCGAGTTCGAGGACGGCCGGCTCGTCGAGGACACGAGCGAGTGGGACACCTTCGGCTACCTGCGGCAGCTCGGGGTGGTGAGGCCATTGGCCGAAGCCTCCGAGGAGGGTGAACGCTCCGGGGCTTCCCTGGCGTGA
- a CDS encoding DUF3575 domain-containing protein, with protein MRTWIRWGAVAVGVGVGLVPSGGRAEQHAQERRTVALAQPLYALSGQFGATVEHALSKHVTLAATLQLNALVDRSTFGSALNTTTRRFGVGLEPGVHFYLSGQAPEGFWVGPHLEASVLQRNDVHESVSPEGAQTVRTGSRTLSYGGSAWAGYTAILAPGLSAQVGVGLVALVRDTDSSPEGMLGSTLGGLSGSISQNGWWVGPRMSVGLGWAF; from the coding sequence ATGCGCACATGGATTCGTTGGGGAGCTGTCGCAGTCGGAGTGGGAGTGGGCCTGGTGCCGTCGGGGGGCCGTGCCGAGCAGCACGCACAGGAGCGGCGCACGGTGGCGTTGGCGCAACCGCTGTATGCGCTCTCGGGACAGTTCGGGGCTACCGTGGAGCACGCACTGAGCAAGCACGTGACGCTCGCCGCGACGCTCCAGCTCAACGCGCTGGTCGACCGGAGCACGTTCGGCTCCGCCTTGAACACCACCACCCGGCGCTTCGGCGTGGGACTGGAGCCGGGCGTGCACTTCTACCTCTCGGGCCAGGCTCCCGAGGGCTTCTGGGTGGGTCCGCACCTCGAGGCCTCGGTGCTCCAGCGAAACGATGTCCACGAGTCCGTCTCCCCGGAGGGGGCGCAGACGGTGAGGACTGGCTCGCGGACGCTCAGCTACGGAGGGAGCGCGTGGGCGGGCTACACCGCCATCCTCGCCCCGGGATTGTCCGCCCAGGTGGGAGTGGGGCTCGTGGCACTCGTTCGCGACACGGACTCATCCCCCGAAGGCATGTTGGGGAGCACCCTCGGGGGGCTGTCGGGTTCCATCAGCCAGAATGGCTGGTGGGTGGGCCCGCGCATGTCGGTGGGCCTGGGCTGGGCCTTCTGA
- a CDS encoding peptidoglycan recognition protein family protein — protein MPTPTSNAPAVAITPTGPELPEGPLSEGSKGLEVQRLQFVLIQLKYLGGRADGDFGPKTKDALMRFQRDWRLTADGAYGPVTRTALLKALRPVHKPPVVSKPSPNFESRNGVDIDVIVLHHTGSNRVSVDLATLRSSKGSRVSAHYLLSPTGTLYQLVPDNKVAWHAGVSSLRGETTPSVNARSIGIEITNDGSGQTPFTEAQYRALEQLVPYLARTYKVPKENILGHRDVAPGRKTDPADNFDWERVRRAVDQVL, from the coding sequence ATGCCGACGCCGACTTCCAATGCCCCTGCCGTGGCCATCACCCCGACAGGGCCGGAGCTGCCCGAGGGCCCGTTGTCCGAGGGCAGCAAGGGCCTCGAGGTGCAGCGGCTCCAGTTCGTGCTCATCCAGCTCAAGTACCTGGGGGGCAGGGCGGATGGGGACTTCGGGCCGAAGACGAAGGACGCCCTCATGCGCTTCCAGCGCGACTGGCGGCTCACCGCGGACGGCGCCTACGGGCCCGTCACCCGCACCGCGCTCCTCAAGGCGCTGAGGCCGGTGCACAAGCCGCCCGTGGTGTCCAAGCCCTCGCCCAACTTCGAGTCGCGCAACGGGGTGGACATCGACGTCATCGTGCTCCACCACACCGGCTCCAACCGCGTCTCGGTGGACCTGGCGACGCTGCGCAGCTCCAAGGGGAGCCGGGTGAGCGCGCACTACCTCCTGTCACCCACCGGCACCCTCTATCAGCTGGTGCCGGACAACAAGGTGGCCTGGCACGCTGGCGTCTCCTCGCTGCGGGGCGAGACGACTCCCAGCGTCAACGCGCGCTCCATCGGCATCGAGATAACGAACGACGGCAGCGGCCAGACGCCCTTCACCGAGGCGCAGTACCGCGCGCTGGAGCAGCTCGTGCCGTACCTGGCCCGGACGTACAAGGTGCCCAAGGAGAACATCCTCGGCCACCGCGACGTGGCTCCGGGCCGGAAGACGGACCCGGCGGACAACTTCGACTGGGAGCGCGTGCGCCGCGCCGTCGACCAGGTCCTCTAG